The region GAAGAAGGGATGGGGGTGCAGGGTCACCGCCTGCCCGCGATCTTGGTGGCGGCACATCCGGCCCTCGACAATCTCCGGATAGCCCCACACCCCCCCCTCACTCTCGCTGAAGACGTGGGCCGTCAGCGTGGTCGGCACGCAGATGGGCGCTGCGCGGAGACTACGCATGGTGGCGATCGGTCCCCCGGCGTCCGAAGCCACGACCTGACCGAGCGCCTCGTCGACCTCGACCCGTACCACGCTCGGGTGCGCCGGCATCCGATGGACCTGCGACAGGAACTCGCTGGCGCGCGGATGCGTGCAGCCGATCTGCACCACGTGGACCGCGAACTTGGGCGGCGTCCAGGCAAGCACCGGGGCGACGTGTACGCCGAAGACGAGCTCGCCGTAGGCGGGTAGCGCCCCGAACGTCCCATGGAGGCCGTCTGGTGCGAAGCGAAAGAAGATGAGCGAGGCCAGCGCCACGTTGGGGCGGACCTCCACCGGGCAGAGGCGCTTGGGCACGAGGGCCAGCGCCGTGTCCACGTCGAGCTCGAAGACCGTAGACATCCCGTAGTCGAGCGTGAGCTCGATGGCGTCGGCCGGATCGTGGAGCACGCGGTCCTCCTCAGGCGGTGGTCGCGGGGCGCGCGAAACCGAAATGGTGCGCGGCGCGAATGATCACCTCCGCCGCACGAGAGAGCTGCTCTGCCGTGTGATCTGCCGTGACGAAGAGGCGGAGGCGCGCCTCCGAGACCGGCACGGCGGGGAACTCCATCACGCTGCCGTCGATCCCCTCGCGCTGCAGCCAGTCGCAGAGCTTGAGGGTGAGGCGTTCCTCGCCGTAGATCACGGGGACGATCCAGCTCTCCGTTCTGCCGACGAGGACCTGCGGCGAAAGGAGTCGCCGCAGCAGCGCCGCATTCTCGACCACCCGGCGCCGCCGCTCCGCCCCCTCGGGCCCGGCGCCGATGCGCAGCGCCGCGGTCACTCCCGCGGTCACGGCAGGATCGATGGCGCAGGAAAACATCCGGCACCTCGCGTACCAGTTGATGTACCGAGCGACCTCGCGCTTCGCGATCACCGCGCCCCCGACCCCCCCGAGCGCCTTGCTGAAGGTGACCACCAGATAGTCGACCTGGTCCAGCACCCCGTGCTCCTCACAGACGCCGCGGCCGCCGGGCCCAGCAACGAGGAACGAGTGCGCCTCGTCGACGAGCACCTGCGCGCCGAAGCGTTTCGCCACGGGGACGATCGCGCCCAGGTTCCCGAGGTCGCCGTCCGCGGAGAAGACGCCCTCCGTGCAGACGAGCACGCGGCCCGAGTCCGGCCCGAGGCCCTCTAGCACGGCCTCCAGGTCGGCGGCGTCGTTATGGTTGAAGTAGTGCACGGAGGCCCGAGAGAGCTGCGCGCCCTCGAGGATCGACATGTGCGCCGAGCGGTCCACCACCACGTGGTGTCGGCGCTTGACCACCGCGGCCAGGGTGCCTGTGTTCACGCCGTACCCCGAGGAGAAGAGGCTCACCCCGCGGCCTGGAAGGCCGAGGAAGTCCAGCAACGACGCCTCGAGGTCCTTATGGACCTGAAGGGTTCCGGCGATGACGGGAGAGCTCGCCGCGCCGAGACCGTAACGCGCGAGCGCGGCCTGTGCGGCCTCGATGACCACCGGGTGGTAGCCGAGGCCTAGGTAGTTGTACGAGGCGAGGTTGACCAGCCGGAGCGCGAGCCCACTCGTCCTCACGACCTCCACTTCCGGACGCTGCGCGCCCTGACGCAGCGCTTCGAAGGCGTAGCGCCCGTCGGCC is a window of Deltaproteobacteria bacterium DNA encoding:
- a CDS encoding pyridoxal phosphate-dependent aminotransferase family protein, with protein sequence MPPGETDIYEYTYDMFLSSIEGEQSEATRFSEWMDAVEADGRYAFEALRQGAQRPEVEVVRTSGLALRLVNLASYNYLGLGYHPVVIEAAQAALARYGLGAASSPVIAGTLQVHKDLEASLLDFLGLPGRGVSLFSSGYGVNTGTLAAVVKRRHHVVVDRSAHMSILEGAQLSRASVHYFNHNDAADLEAVLEGLGPDSGRVLVCTEGVFSADGDLGNLGAIVPVAKRFGAQVLVDEAHSFLVAGPGGRGVCEEHGVLDQVDYLVVTFSKALGGVGGAVIAKREVARYINWYARCRMFSCAIDPAVTAGVTAALRIGAGPEGAERRRRVVENAALLRRLLSPQVLVGRTESWIVPVIYGEERLTLKLCDWLQREGIDGSVMEFPAVPVSEARLRLFVTADHTAEQLSRAAEVIIRAAHHFGFARPATTA